In Verrucomicrobiota bacterium, a single genomic region encodes these proteins:
- a CDS encoding glycosyltransferase family 4 protein has product MKIVLINSTFWPVVGGAELIMRQLAELLTRNNHTVKVVTGIGKSSSHDYQLELLPELSPSYPKNLKTKRAVDQGQTDHHYSDFTTELLEALQPYYLWADIVLCHGNFTTHFNLALTEALRKLAKTRRTLVWVHDFTAKNMDYSLPNPTKHPWAMMHTKHEDVTYIAPSRFRQREIAETYHIPEKDIPVVPNGIDLHRVFGLTSEFSNWLSEQKFIERDLIFFLPARLLQRKNIDMTIIYLNAIKTELQINPMLIISGIPGQPGDNNESYVKYLEHLISDQFQLSGHVFILNQCLKTSEAIWQNCLQIADVIFFLSRYEAFGLPYYEAALRKIPCWAIENEAIAQELKANTLCLTNEGDAIAAAKKLLASSKHTLSKKIMRENNWDTIYHQSIEPLLKN; this is encoded by the coding sequence ATGAAGATTGTTTTAATTAATAGCACCTTCTGGCCTGTTGTTGGGGGAGCCGAACTGATTATGCGCCAATTAGCGGAATTGCTGACTAGGAATAATCATACCGTAAAAGTTGTAACGGGGATAGGAAAAAGTAGTTCCCATGATTATCAACTCGAGTTACTACCTGAACTTTCCCCCTCTTACCCCAAAAACTTAAAAACAAAACGTGCTGTAGATCAAGGACAAACAGACCATCATTATTCTGATTTTACCACGGAATTACTGGAAGCTCTGCAACCCTATTACCTTTGGGCAGACATCGTCCTATGCCATGGAAACTTTACCACTCATTTTAATTTAGCACTGACAGAAGCCTTAAGAAAGCTTGCCAAAACAAGAAGGACGCTGGTTTGGGTCCATGATTTCACTGCAAAAAACATGGACTACTCACTTCCCAACCCTACCAAACATCCATGGGCCATGATGCATACCAAGCATGAGGATGTCACTTACATCGCCCCGTCTAGGTTCAGGCAAAGGGAAATTGCTGAGACTTACCATATCCCGGAAAAAGACATTCCCGTCGTCCCAAATGGCATCGATCTTCATCGTGTTTTTGGACTTACATCAGAGTTTTCAAATTGGCTCAGTGAGCAAAAATTTATTGAGCGTGATCTTATATTTTTCCTCCCAGCACGCCTTCTGCAGCGAAAAAATATCGACATGACCATCATATATCTCAATGCGATTAAGACAGAGCTTCAAATCAACCCCATGCTTATCATATCAGGTATCCCCGGCCAACCCGGTGATAACAATGAGTCTTATGTGAAATATCTTGAGCACCTCATCTCTGATCAGTTTCAGCTTTCCGGTCATGTTTTTATTCTCAACCAGTGCCTTAAAACCTCTGAAGCTATCTGGCAGAACTGTTTACAAATAGCCGACGTGATTTTTTTCCTCTCTCGGTATGAAGCCTTTGGCCTTCCATATTATGAGGCAGCTCTTAGAAAAATTCCTTGCTGGGCTATTGAAAATGAAGCGATTGCGCAAGAACTTAAAGCAAATACTCTATGCCTAACAAATGAAGGAGATGCTATAGCTGCCGCTAAGAAGCTCCTTGCATCTTCTAAACATACATTGAGTAAAAAAATTATGAGAGAAAACAACTGGGATACTATTTATCACCAAAGCATTGAGCCTCTGCTGAAAAATTAA
- a CDS encoding HPr family phosphocarrier protein yields MGALARKQESENDRVVKEMEVQNKLGLHARPAAMFVRAANKFSGEIWVEKDNEEVNGKSIMGLMMLAAGCGSVLKVSAIGDGAEDALNELHELVERKFDED; encoded by the coding sequence ATGGGTGCTTTGGCAAGAAAACAAGAATCTGAGAACGACAGGGTGGTTAAGGAAATGGAAGTACAGAATAAGTTGGGCTTACATGCTAGGCCAGCTGCAATGTTTGTTCGAGCAGCAAATAAATTTTCTGGTGAAATTTGGGTAGAAAAAGATAATGAGGAGGTTAATGGGAAAAGCATCATGGGGCTCATGATGTTGGCTGCTGGCTGCGGTTCGGTATTGAAAGTCTCAGCTATTGGCGACGGGGCTGAAGATGCATTAAATGAGTTGCATGAACTCGTTGAGCGAAAGTTTGATGAAGATTAG
- a CDS encoding DUF1080 domain-containing protein — MKTVIAYWLLLLTSCTLLLAEEASEELLSKGDFSKFKAETTSGWEFTNEVKAVSGEKALAYEATDEGPILVNGKTKQKASYLFTKKEYRDLRIELEFMVPKGSNSGVYVMGRYEIQILDSYGKKEPKFSGLGGLYQRWKTEGPKEQRGFEGVAPKVNAAKAPGQWQILEITFKAPRFDSSGKKIGPAQFIEVLVNGELVHENQAALGPTRSAQFTDEKKTGPVVIQGDHGPLAIRKLTITPLSL; from the coding sequence ATGAAAACAGTCATTGCTTACTGGTTACTTTTATTGACGAGCTGCACCCTGCTGTTGGCTGAAGAGGCATCTGAGGAGCTTCTAAGCAAGGGGGATTTTTCAAAGTTTAAGGCGGAAACGACTAGTGGGTGGGAATTTACCAATGAGGTAAAAGCCGTTTCAGGGGAAAAAGCATTAGCCTATGAAGCAACTGACGAAGGTCCTATACTGGTTAATGGAAAGACCAAGCAAAAAGCTAGTTATCTCTTTACTAAAAAAGAATATCGTGATTTACGCATTGAATTAGAGTTCATGGTGCCCAAGGGCTCTAACTCCGGTGTTTATGTTATGGGACGCTATGAAATTCAAATCCTTGATAGTTATGGTAAAAAGGAACCAAAATTTTCTGGCCTGGGCGGTTTATATCAACGATGGAAAACAGAGGGACCGAAGGAACAAAGAGGGTTTGAAGGTGTTGCTCCGAAGGTCAATGCAGCTAAAGCACCCGGCCAATGGCAAATTCTAGAGATAACTTTTAAGGCACCGCGGTTTGATTCGTCTGGTAAAAAAATAGGGCCAGCTCAATTTATAGAAGTGCTTGTAAATGGAGAGTTAGTGCATGAAAACCAGGCTGCCTTAGGACCTACCCGATCCGCACAATTCACTGATGAAAAAAAAACCGGCCCAGTAGTCATTCAAGGAGATCATGGCCCGCTAGCCATCAGAAAATTAACCATTACGCCACTTAGTCTTTAA
- a CDS encoding PrsW family glutamic-type intramembrane protease, translating into MNKWQSWIYYRTREDSFLYKTCFGILLGSGLLGFILSHFSTPQIGLPPEATVNQPGDLLVIASQLPSDLLPQYLETVEQEAFTSEQKTLFRLYTESRLNPQDNRPVEKIKTLTENYPPVLNSFLTLGLVYENRVEYLLAAQAFEKENKLSPYPYLREKALHAYLVAKSYQDLDRLKADEDYKALFDLNFAYDYAVKKQDWLSVIKLQIPWDYQDYDLDHMVISCIGGAIWLLLCFQWSQVASENKTQTSLLLVGVCLGFLAAQISLLTHTWQTEVLGLNGSGDLPSSLVYSFAGIGLREELIKLLCFLPLLAFLLREQRQLTTLFVAAGVGLGFAIEENFRYFSDLGTGTSAQRSLMSNFFHMTTTGLVGLSLYRAQKRIHSLDHFFYVLTSVILVHGLYDSLLSVPEFAEFSMISATVFIFLSFYFFSEIHDLREQRRDVLAFKGSFFIGFSLLVGITFIWLAWKSGVHKAFLILGSSILSSGIILLMFAREFKEDS; encoded by the coding sequence ATGAATAAGTGGCAAAGTTGGATTTATTACCGTACTCGAGAAGATTCTTTTCTTTATAAAACCTGCTTTGGTATCCTTCTGGGGTCTGGATTACTAGGATTTATACTGAGCCACTTTTCAACACCTCAAATCGGTCTACCGCCTGAGGCCACCGTCAACCAGCCTGGTGATTTACTGGTTATTGCCTCCCAATTGCCCTCTGACTTATTACCTCAATATTTAGAAACCGTTGAGCAAGAGGCTTTCACGTCCGAACAAAAAACTCTTTTCCGGCTCTATACGGAAAGTCGTCTCAACCCCCAAGATAACCGGCCTGTGGAAAAAATTAAAACCCTTACAGAAAACTACCCTCCCGTGCTCAATAGTTTTTTAACTCTTGGTTTGGTTTATGAAAACCGAGTGGAATATCTGCTGGCTGCACAAGCTTTTGAAAAGGAAAATAAGCTAAGCCCGTATCCCTATTTAAGAGAGAAAGCTTTACATGCCTACCTTGTAGCCAAGAGCTATCAAGATCTGGACCGTCTAAAAGCAGATGAAGACTACAAAGCATTATTCGATTTGAATTTTGCGTACGACTACGCTGTTAAAAAGCAAGATTGGCTTTCCGTGATCAAACTCCAAATTCCCTGGGACTACCAGGACTATGATCTGGACCATATGGTTATATCGTGCATCGGTGGTGCTATATGGTTACTGCTTTGCTTTCAATGGTCTCAAGTTGCTTCAGAAAATAAAACGCAAACCTCGCTATTACTGGTAGGCGTTTGCTTGGGATTTCTCGCTGCTCAGATCAGTCTATTGACGCATACTTGGCAAACAGAAGTACTAGGCCTAAATGGCTCGGGGGACCTTCCAAGTTCCCTGGTCTATTCTTTTGCGGGGATTGGCTTACGAGAAGAGCTTATCAAGTTACTATGTTTTCTTCCTTTACTTGCCTTCTTACTCCGGGAGCAAAGACAACTCACAACTCTGTTCGTAGCAGCTGGCGTTGGTCTGGGCTTTGCCATCGAAGAAAATTTCCGATACTTCTCAGATCTAGGAACAGGAACAAGCGCACAACGCTCACTGATGTCCAATTTTTTTCATATGACAACAACAGGTCTTGTAGGGCTCTCCCTCTATAGAGCGCAGAAGCGAATTCACTCACTAGACCATTTTTTCTATGTTCTGACGAGTGTGATACTGGTTCATGGGCTTTACGATTCGTTGCTCTCTGTGCCCGAATTCGCGGAATTCTCGATGATCAGTGCTACCGTCTTTATCTTTTTATCCTTCTATTTTTTCTCTGAAATTCACGATCTCCGCGAACAACGACGAGATGTCCTGGCTTTCAAAGGCAGCTTCTTTATAGGGTTCTCTCTGCTCGTTGGTATCACTTTTATTTGGTTGGCTTGGAAATCAGGTGTGCATAAAGCTTTTCTCATCTTGGGAAGCAGCATCCTCTCATCAGGTATTATTTTGCTGATGTTTGCTCGAGAGTTCAAAGAAGATTCCTAA
- a CDS encoding cation:proton antiporter yields the protein MDAPLMVAFPGIMNSMQLATASSANDLVQSLAILLLAAGLSGWLFQKIGLSSVVGYILAGIVIGPNSFGTTLIDDQERIDALAQIGLVFLMFWIGLGFSIRRARRVGLKLILANIIAGLVLFLAFYSVSKALGWNQDISIFIGAMFMISSSAIICKLLGEKGISHERSAQYALGVVINEDAMVVILMTLLASYIQFSSVEVGSVLSVVGTLLLFLTLILLLGLVFIPRILAFFETRLDRELFTNLMIALVFVFAIVAVRAGYPLALGSFILGAIVADTSAKRQIERLLGGSTYVLGAIFFCAIGMMIEVEVLLESWKLILLFSFLTLALRCMAYSTGLMVSGVKMNEAIRTGLLVTPVGEFSFVMAEIGLKGGKLTSEFYALAVGVSLVTAVVAPFIFKHSDGMSVWMQNRSPKFWRRFLSAYHESLEKIGQLRSQSKIWQLSKKRIFQIMREVLSVSAILVFSRPLLSLIEEKFGEHILLVHGTPVIFWTCIIALVSAPLFALWRNIDALTMIYSEMLFSKKETLSRRRMVENTMKMICLGVTIIWLWAILPIPTFSMESILVLAFFGIAWFLFFRSRLIFWHSKLEYALKEAIAPDSLDHTEKLPRLLDEHESWGLEILEVEIPERTRLAGKSLEDLHIRRNFNVTVIGIERQGFLIGNPRQDTRLYPNDRLLLLGKAEAVGEARDYLKKRRVTEISKANFEDMILEHVTIDEKSSWCRAKLADLALPRKFGVQIVGLARGEEMIKKLSGEQILLPGDELLVIGAPSEISELNRWMLEDAKAKV from the coding sequence ATGGATGCCCCCCTTATGGTAGCCTTTCCCGGTATCATGAATTCTATGCAGCTCGCTACAGCATCTTCAGCTAATGACCTCGTTCAAAGTTTGGCAATACTGCTTTTGGCAGCTGGCTTGAGTGGTTGGCTCTTTCAAAAGATTGGTTTGTCTTCAGTCGTAGGCTACATTCTTGCCGGTATTGTGATTGGTCCTAATTCCTTTGGTACCACTCTCATCGATGACCAGGAGCGAATTGATGCTTTAGCACAAATAGGCCTTGTTTTCCTCATGTTCTGGATTGGTCTAGGTTTCAGTATTCGTCGAGCCAGGCGTGTCGGACTTAAGCTGATATTGGCCAATATTATTGCTGGGTTGGTCCTTTTTCTTGCCTTCTATAGTGTCAGTAAAGCTTTAGGATGGAATCAAGATATCTCGATTTTTATCGGAGCCATGTTTATGATTAGTAGTTCGGCAATTATTTGTAAACTACTTGGTGAAAAGGGGATCTCCCACGAACGCTCTGCTCAATACGCCCTAGGGGTTGTTATCAATGAAGATGCCATGGTTGTCATCTTGATGACACTACTTGCCTCTTATATTCAATTTTCCAGTGTTGAGGTAGGTTCAGTCTTATCTGTTGTCGGTACGTTACTGCTTTTTTTGACACTCATATTATTACTGGGCCTAGTCTTCATTCCCCGAATTCTTGCATTCTTTGAAACCCGTTTGGATCGGGAATTATTTACCAACCTTATGATCGCTCTGGTATTTGTCTTTGCCATTGTTGCCGTTAGAGCGGGTTATCCCTTGGCACTCGGGTCTTTTATTCTTGGAGCGATTGTCGCGGATACCTCTGCTAAAAGGCAAATCGAGCGACTTCTTGGTGGAAGCACTTATGTGTTGGGCGCTATTTTCTTCTGTGCAATTGGAATGATGATTGAAGTAGAGGTTCTACTAGAATCTTGGAAGCTCATTCTCCTCTTTTCCTTTCTTACTCTAGCACTTAGATGCATGGCTTACAGCACGGGATTGATGGTTTCGGGGGTAAAGATGAATGAAGCAATTCGCACAGGCTTACTCGTAACTCCTGTGGGTGAATTTTCATTCGTGATGGCTGAGATTGGCCTGAAAGGCGGTAAGCTGACTTCTGAATTCTATGCGCTCGCTGTGGGTGTTTCTCTAGTCACAGCTGTGGTCGCACCTTTTATTTTTAAACACTCGGATGGTATGAGCGTGTGGATGCAAAATCGTTCACCCAAATTCTGGCGTAGATTTCTAAGTGCTTACCATGAGTCCTTGGAAAAAATTGGTCAACTTCGCTCACAAAGTAAGATTTGGCAACTAAGCAAAAAACGCATTTTTCAAATCATGAGAGAAGTGCTAAGTGTTTCTGCTATTTTAGTCTTCTCAAGACCACTATTAAGCTTAATTGAAGAAAAGTTTGGTGAGCACATTTTACTTGTACACGGAACACCTGTTATTTTCTGGACCTGCATCATCGCGTTAGTTTCAGCTCCTTTATTTGCCTTATGGAGGAATATTGATGCCCTAACCATGATTTATAGCGAAATGCTCTTTTCCAAAAAAGAAACCCTCTCTCGCAGGCGTATGGTAGAGAACACCATGAAGATGATCTGTCTCGGAGTAACCATTATTTGGCTGTGGGCTATTCTGCCTATTCCAACATTCTCCATGGAAAGTATCTTAGTGCTCGCTTTTTTTGGAATTGCTTGGTTTTTATTTTTCAGAAGTCGTTTGATTTTTTGGCATAGCAAGCTCGAATATGCCCTTAAGGAGGCCATTGCACCTGATAGCCTTGATCACACCGAGAAATTACCAAGACTCTTAGATGAGCACGAATCTTGGGGACTTGAAATCTTAGAAGTTGAAATCCCTGAGCGCACTCGCTTAGCCGGTAAAAGTTTAGAGGATTTACATATAAGACGTAACTTTAATGTCACAGTCATTGGCATTGAACGCCAAGGTTTTCTCATAGGGAACCCCAGACAAGATACTAGGCTTTATCCAAACGACAGACTGCTTCTACTCGGTAAAGCAGAGGCAGTAGGAGAAGCAAGAGATTATCTGAAAAAACGTCGTGTCACTGAGATATCAAAGGCGAACTTTGAAGATATGATTTTGGAACATGTCACCATTGATGAAAAGTCCTCCTGGTGCCGAGCAAAACTTGCTGACTTGGCTTTGCCCAGGAAGTTTGGAGTTCAAATTGTGGGCTTAGCTAGAGGGGAAGAGATGATTAAAAAGCTTTCAGGAGAACAAATACTCTTACCTGGTGATGAACTCTTAGTCATCGGTGCCCCTAGCGAGATATCAGAGCTCAACCGCTGGATGCTGGAGGATGCAAAAGCCAAAGTGTAA
- the galE gene encoding UDP-glucose 4-epimerase GalE: MKVFVTGGAGYIGSVCVEEVLNAGHEVCVFDNLSEGHRSAVDDRAKFVQGDLHRLDSVKEVVNSYKPDAAIHFAGKALVGESMANPYLYYQTNVYGGTNLLEALVQYGCKRIVFSSTCATYGVPLNVPIDESNPQHPINPYGHSKLAFEQILRWYQKVHGLAFTALRYFNAAGASVKFGEHHRIETHLIPNVLKVALGQMEKVFIFGDQYDTPDGTCIRDYIHLIDLASAHIAALDQTESGHFNVGTGNGYSVMEVIEMCREVTGHAIPAEMMPAREGDPPRLVADPRKIKNELHWSPKHAGLKEIVTSAWNWHKLNPEGYKD, translated from the coding sequence ATGAAGGTATTTGTTACGGGGGGCGCTGGCTACATTGGTAGTGTATGCGTCGAAGAAGTTTTAAATGCCGGCCATGAAGTCTGTGTGTTTGATAACCTCTCGGAAGGACATCGTTCGGCGGTGGACGATCGCGCAAAATTTGTCCAGGGGGATTTACACCGCTTAGATTCAGTCAAGGAGGTGGTCAATTCTTACAAACCTGATGCCGCTATCCACTTTGCCGGTAAAGCCCTAGTTGGGGAGTCCATGGCAAATCCCTACCTATATTATCAGACGAATGTCTATGGTGGAACTAATCTGCTCGAGGCGCTTGTCCAGTATGGGTGCAAGCGGATCGTCTTTTCATCTACCTGCGCTACTTATGGTGTTCCTCTTAACGTTCCCATTGATGAGTCAAACCCTCAACATCCTATTAATCCTTATGGTCATTCCAAATTGGCCTTTGAGCAAATTTTACGGTGGTATCAAAAGGTGCATGGTCTTGCTTTTACCGCATTGCGTTACTTTAACGCTGCTGGTGCCTCAGTTAAGTTTGGTGAGCACCACCGTATTGAAACCCATCTTATCCCTAACGTTCTCAAGGTGGCCCTGGGGCAGATGGAAAAGGTTTTTATCTTTGGAGATCAATATGATACGCCCGATGGCACTTGTATCAGGGACTATATACATCTCATAGACCTAGCATCAGCTCATATTGCAGCTCTTGACCAAACAGAGTCGGGGCACTTTAATGTGGGCACCGGAAATGGTTATTCTGTCATGGAGGTCATAGAGATGTGTCGTGAGGTTACAGGGCATGCAATTCCTGCTGAAATGATGCCTGCTAGAGAAGGGGATCCTCCTCGCTTGGTGGCAGACCCCAGGAAGATCAAAAATGAGCTTCATTGGAGTCCTAAACATGCCGGGCTTAAGGAGATTGTAACCAGCGCTTGGAACTGGCATAAATTAAATCCGGAAGGCTACAAAGATTAG
- the ptsP gene encoding phosphoenolpyruvate--protein phosphotransferase, with protein sequence MEQDEKSERRFSGIPVAPGVGHAEILVIDREEQRIPPTPVEEADIPNELARLEVALVKTREQIQEIKEHLSHSLGEKDASIFDAHLLVVEDNSILEAVKKQLYMRKLCVEYIYHHLTQSFAQSMKEVDDPYLQERASDILDVGRRVLNNLLGLDSAKRLKLTKPTIVVAHDLTPSDTAVLDRKFIVGFATDLGSKTSHTAIMARSMNIPAVVGLKDVSNFIDSNIPAIIDGYEGMLIIHPLQETDFVYGKIEERRHEVDEQLTALKESQAVTKDNRRIIVSANVELPDDLALLAETGAEGIGLYRSEFLFLNRVVLPEEEEQLEMYRKVVEASLPYPAIIRTLDVGGDKLLEEADISDDLNPFLGWRAIRYLLERVDVFKTQMKAILRAGGGKAIRMMFPMIATYEELMKSKELLQECYQELEASGLPYSKEVELGVMVEVPSLALTLDRIVNEVEFFSIGTNDLIQYTLAIDRTNEKVANLYQPCHPSIIQLIRRTVDVAHEHNKWVGVCGEMAGEVILTPLLLGLGVDELSMGSIFIPRVKKAVQSLSYKEMSAFVLEIEKKNTAQEIQDCLEEIASQNYPELLE encoded by the coding sequence GTGGAGCAAGATGAGAAAAGTGAAAGACGGTTTTCGGGAATCCCTGTAGCCCCCGGAGTTGGACACGCTGAAATTTTAGTCATTGATCGCGAAGAGCAAAGAATCCCACCCACGCCTGTAGAGGAGGCGGATATCCCCAATGAACTTGCCCGCTTAGAGGTCGCTTTAGTAAAAACACGTGAGCAAATTCAGGAGATCAAAGAGCATCTATCTCATTCCCTAGGTGAAAAGGATGCCAGCATCTTTGACGCGCACCTACTAGTGGTCGAGGATAATTCCATCTTGGAAGCTGTAAAGAAGCAGCTTTACATGAGAAAACTCTGCGTTGAGTATATCTACCATCATCTTACTCAATCATTTGCCCAAAGCATGAAAGAAGTGGATGACCCTTATTTACAAGAGAGAGCTTCAGACATTTTGGATGTAGGTCGTAGAGTCTTGAATAACTTGCTGGGCTTAGATTCCGCCAAGCGTCTAAAATTAACCAAGCCAACTATTGTTGTTGCTCATGATTTAACTCCGTCTGATACCGCGGTTTTGGATCGTAAATTTATCGTAGGATTTGCCACGGATCTGGGCAGTAAGACTTCGCATACCGCCATCATGGCACGGTCTATGAATATCCCCGCTGTGGTAGGCCTTAAGGATGTCTCGAATTTTATTGATTCTAATATTCCAGCTATTATCGATGGTTATGAAGGAATGCTGATCATTCATCCTTTGCAGGAAACGGATTTTGTATACGGGAAAATTGAGGAAAGACGTCACGAAGTCGATGAACAACTCACTGCCCTAAAGGAATCTCAAGCGGTTACCAAGGATAACAGGAGAATCATTGTATCGGCCAATGTAGAATTGCCGGATGATCTAGCACTATTGGCTGAAACCGGTGCTGAGGGAATAGGACTTTACCGCTCAGAGTTCTTATTTCTCAATCGTGTTGTTTTGCCAGAAGAAGAAGAGCAATTGGAAATGTATAGAAAAGTGGTCGAGGCTTCACTGCCTTACCCGGCTATTATCCGCACACTTGATGTGGGTGGAGATAAATTACTTGAGGAGGCGGATATTAGTGACGACCTCAATCCGTTCTTGGGTTGGCGAGCTATACGTTATCTTTTGGAGCGGGTGGATGTTTTTAAAACGCAAATGAAGGCTATCTTGCGTGCCGGGGGAGGCAAAGCTATCCGCATGATGTTCCCTATGATAGCCACTTATGAAGAGCTCATGAAGAGCAAGGAGCTTCTTCAAGAATGTTACCAAGAGCTCGAAGCCAGTGGGTTGCCTTATTCTAAAGAAGTAGAACTTGGAGTGATGGTAGAAGTTCCCTCTCTGGCGCTCACCCTTGATAGGATCGTCAATGAAGTAGAATTTTTTAGCATCGGAACAAATGATTTGATTCAGTATACGCTAGCGATAGATCGAACGAATGAAAAAGTGGCAAACCTTTATCAGCCTTGTCACCCTTCTATTATCCAACTCATTCGTCGCACGGTAGATGTCGCACATGAACACAACAAATGGGTAGGTGTCTGTGGCGAAATGGCTGGTGAGGTCATTCTGACGCCCTTACTCCTCGGCCTAGGTGTAGACGAGCTAAGTATGGGTTCTATCTTTATTCCTCGAGTGAAGAAGGCCGTCCAATCTCTGAGTTATAAAGAGATGAGTGCATTTGTCTTGGAAATCGAAAAGAAAAATACTGCGCAAGAAATACAGGACTGTCTTGAAGAAATTGCTTCTCAGAATTATCCAGAATTATTGGAATAG
- the coaE gene encoding dephospho-CoA kinase (Dephospho-CoA kinase (CoaE) performs the final step in coenzyme A biosynthesis.), producing MNHLRKIKRFGLTGGIAAGKSTVAGFLSDKGWKIIDTDVIARDLCEIGKEGYKNVVDVFGVKILKQNRSIDRVALGKIVFKNSDKRKLLNSILHPLVRAKWIDQFARHEAEDHSGPAVVVIPLMFETGMNEWFDSIGCVACPLEIQITRLMDRGLSKEEAHLRIEAQWSVTEKMKQSDKVIWNIGSLELLKMQTEQLNSSWLSRA from the coding sequence GTGAATCATCTGAGAAAAATAAAAAGATTTGGGCTGACGGGGGGTATTGCTGCCGGTAAGTCAACAGTCGCTGGTTTCCTGAGTGATAAAGGCTGGAAAATTATTGATACGGATGTGATTGCACGTGATTTGTGTGAGATAGGGAAAGAGGGCTATAAAAATGTGGTTGACGTATTTGGGGTAAAGATACTAAAACAGAATAGATCCATTGATCGAGTTGCATTGGGTAAAATAGTATTTAAGAATTCTGATAAAAGAAAGTTACTTAACTCGATTCTACATCCGCTTGTCCGAGCAAAATGGATAGACCAATTTGCTAGGCATGAAGCGGAAGATCATTCAGGTCCTGCCGTGGTTGTGATTCCACTGATGTTTGAAACAGGAATGAATGAGTGGTTTGATTCCATCGGATGCGTTGCGTGCCCACTTGAGATTCAGATCACGCGCTTAATGGATAGAGGACTTTCGAAAGAAGAGGCACATTTAAGGATTGAAGCTCAGTGGTCAGTCACTGAAAAAATGAAACAAAGTGATAAAGTCATTTGGAATATTGGCAGTCTGGAGTTATTGAAAATGCAGACAGAGCAGCTCAATAGCAGTTGGCTCTCTCGCGCATGA
- the hprK gene encoding HPr(Ser) kinase/phosphatase, with product MARVTKKSKTVASSSITVGQFYSGHAGALSLKLAAGSRGMDRVISEGSVNRLGLALTGFFKYFANRRVQLIGSSEMAYIRSLSARTRKERIRSILAHKIPCIIISRNIKPPQDLLDAAEHSGVPLFISPIKTMRLVNAVTICLESDFAPTASEHGSMVDIHGVGALIRGESGIGKSECVLGLIERGYSLVSDDITRFRLIEGRDLMGTSAELTRHYIEVRGIGIINVASIFGASSIRYKKQLDLVVTLIEWDRLEEVDRIGLDQKYYEILQIKVPHVTIPVRPGRDLAGLVEVAALDQKLKLMGQFAANEFNDRLVSKMQKR from the coding sequence ATGGCTCGCGTCACTAAAAAAAGCAAAACGGTTGCAAGCTCCTCCATCACGGTAGGCCAGTTTTACTCTGGTCATGCCGGAGCGTTGAGCTTGAAACTCGCAGCGGGGAGTCGGGGCATGGATCGAGTCATTAGTGAAGGCTCAGTCAATAGGCTAGGGCTGGCCTTGACTGGTTTTTTCAAATATTTTGCCAATCGACGCGTTCAACTCATCGGCAGCAGCGAAATGGCTTATATCCGGTCACTTTCTGCCAGAACCAGAAAAGAGAGAATTCGCAGCATCTTGGCCCATAAAATCCCCTGCATCATCATAAGTCGCAATATTAAACCTCCTCAAGATTTACTTGATGCTGCAGAGCATTCCGGTGTACCACTCTTTATTTCTCCCATCAAGACGATGCGTTTAGTAAATGCTGTAACCATTTGCTTGGAAAGTGATTTCGCCCCGACAGCTTCAGAGCATGGCAGCATGGTAGATATTCATGGAGTCGGAGCACTTATCCGCGGAGAGAGTGGTATAGGTAAGAGTGAGTGCGTTCTCGGCCTCATCGAACGCGGGTATTCACTTGTTTCCGATGACATCACTAGATTTCGTTTAATCGAAGGTCGAGATTTAATGGGAACTTCCGCAGAACTGACCAGACATTACATTGAAGTTCGCGGTATAGGCATTATAAATGTTGCCAGTATTTTTGGAGCAAGCAGTATTCGTTACAAAAAACAGCTAGATTTAGTTGTCACGCTGATTGAATGGGATAGGCTTGAGGAGGTTGACCGTATAGGACTGGATCAAAAGTACTACGAGATCTTGCAAATAAAAGTTCCGCATGTCACAATACCTGTTCGGCCGGGTAGAGACTTAGCCGGACTGGTAGAAGTGGCAGCTCTCGACCAGAAGCTTAAGCTTATGGGACAGTTTGCGGCCAACGAATTTAATGATCGCTTAGTGAGCAAAATGCAGAAAAGGTAA